One segment of Clostridium botulinum DNA contains the following:
- a CDS encoding phosphatase: MKYALDVHTHTLVSGHAYSTLMENAKAASEKGIKVLGTTEHGVTMPNSPHIWYFHNYKVLPREMYGVTMLYGVEANISDYEGNLDMNDYTINKVDIVIGSIHPQPGVYTVGTKEENTNAFINAIKSGRIDIIGHIGNPQVPIDFEKVVKCAFENDVLVEINNSSFTTSRIGSKENCKEVALLCKEYGAKLVINSDAHFCTKIGEFTSAIELLKEIDFPDELIINSKPEELLMKLKKKGKLSDLEI, translated from the coding sequence ATGAAATATGCATTAGATGTACATACTCATACATTGGTTAGTGGTCATGCGTATTCTACTTTGATGGAGAATGCTAAAGCTGCTTCAGAAAAGGGAATAAAAGTTTTAGGAACAACAGAACATGGAGTAACAATGCCAAATTCACCTCATATTTGGTATTTTCATAATTATAAAGTGTTACCAAGAGAAATGTATGGAGTTACTATGCTTTATGGTGTAGAAGCAAACATAAGCGATTATGAAGGTAATTTAGATATGAATGATTATACAATAAATAAAGTTGATATAGTTATTGGTAGTATTCATCCGCAGCCAGGAGTATATACAGTAGGTACTAAGGAAGAAAATACAAATGCATTTATAAATGCAATTAAGAGCGGAAGAATTGATATAATAGGTCACATTGGTAATCCACAAGTACCAATAGATTTTGAAAAAGTAGTAAAATGTGCTTTTGAAAATGATGTCTTAGTTGAAATAAATAACAGTTCTTTTACAACTTCAAGAATTGGAAGTAAAGAAAACTGCAAGGAAGTAGCTTTACTTTGCAAAGAATATGGAGCTAAATTAGTTATAAATAGTGATGCACATTTTTGTACTAAGATAGGTGAATTTACAAGTGCAATTGAATTACTTAAAGAAATAGATTTTCCTGATGAACTTATAATTAATAGTAAACCAGAAGAATTATTAATGAAATTAAAGAAAAAAGGAAAGCTAAGTGATTTAGAAATATAA
- a CDS encoding GNAT family N-acetyltransferase: MEILRINESDIEECANIFVEAFNAEPWNDNWTIESAHRRLQDIYKSPNFVGVKYTENNEIFGALFGNCEEWFEGRQFNIKEVFVSKKIQGKNIGSKLINSAENEVKKLGVDFIFLSTQNNNLKNFYLKHDFEEASSLCIMFKRIRNK; encoded by the coding sequence ATGGAAATATTGAGAATTAATGAGAGTGATATAGAAGAGTGTGCAAATATATTTGTTGAAGCCTTTAATGCAGAACCATGGAATGATAATTGGACTATAGAAAGTGCACATAGAAGATTACAAGATATATACAAATCTCCTAATTTTGTAGGAGTTAAGTATACTGAAAATAATGAAATTTTTGGAGCACTTTTTGGAAATTGCGAAGAGTGGTTTGAAGGAAGACAATTTAATATAAAGGAAGTATTTGTTTCAAAAAAAATTCAAGGAAAAAATATTGGAAGCAAATTAATTAATAGTGCTGAAAATGAAGTTAAGAAGTTGGGCGTAGATTTTATTTTTTTATCAACTCAAAATAATAATTTAAAGAATTTTTATTTAAAACATGATTTTGAAGAAGCTAGTTCTTTATGTATAATGTTCAAAAGAATAAGAAATAAATAA
- a CDS encoding alanine/glycine:cation symporter family protein, which translates to MLLSNILLSTAGVQNFLEKIDSIIWGPPLLILLVGTGLYLTFRLKVLQVFKLPMALKFVFGKDEEAKDEDAQGDVSSFAALCTALSATIGTGNIVGVATAIKAGGPGALLWMWLAAFFGMATKYAEGLLAIKYREVDENGEMCGGPMYYIQNGLGLKWLAKLFAVFGVGVAFFGIGTFGQVNSIAAAAANFNIPLIVTAIVVTVLVALVTLGGIKRISKVSETLVPFMAAAYIVGAVLVLVFNYTAVPSAIKLIFESAFNTEAIGGGVLGITVTMAIRNGIARGVFSNESGLGSAPIAAAAAKTNSPAKQGLISMTGTFFDTIIVCTMTGLAIVITSGSTGVFEVGATIEGAGLTSAAFEIGLPMAMLGKYIVNIGLIFFAFTTILGWNYYGEKCIQYLFGTKSIMPYRIVYIILVAIGPFLPLELIFIIADIVNGCMAFPNLIALIGLRKVVIKETEEFFEEIKAKDSIEEVIA; encoded by the coding sequence ATGTTATTATCAAATATCTTATTATCAACAGCTGGAGTCCAAAATTTTTTGGAGAAAATAGACAGCATTATCTGGGGACCACCATTACTAATTCTTTTAGTTGGAACTGGTCTATATCTAACTTTTCGTCTTAAAGTACTTCAAGTATTTAAATTACCAATGGCTTTAAAATTTGTTTTTGGAAAAGATGAAGAAGCTAAAGATGAGGATGCACAAGGAGATGTATCTAGTTTTGCAGCTTTGTGTACAGCGTTATCAGCTACTATAGGAACAGGAAATATAGTAGGGGTTGCTACAGCAATAAAAGCTGGGGGGCCAGGAGCATTACTTTGGATGTGGCTTGCAGCCTTTTTTGGAATGGCAACAAAGTATGCAGAAGGTTTACTTGCTATAAAATATAGAGAAGTAGATGAAAATGGAGAAATGTGTGGAGGACCAATGTATTATATACAAAATGGTCTTGGATTAAAGTGGCTTGCAAAACTATTTGCAGTATTTGGTGTTGGAGTTGCATTCTTTGGAATTGGAACTTTTGGACAAGTAAATTCAATAGCTGCAGCAGCAGCTAATTTTAATATACCGTTAATTGTAACAGCTATAGTTGTTACAGTATTAGTAGCATTAGTAACATTAGGTGGAATAAAGAGAATATCTAAAGTTTCAGAAACTCTTGTACCATTTATGGCTGCTGCATACATAGTTGGAGCAGTGTTGGTGCTTGTATTTAATTATACTGCTGTTCCAAGTGCAATAAAATTAATATTTGAAAGTGCATTTAATACAGAAGCTATAGGTGGTGGTGTATTAGGAATTACAGTTACGATGGCTATAAGAAATGGTATAGCCAGGGGAGTATTTTCTAATGAATCAGGACTTGGAAGTGCACCAATAGCGGCAGCAGCAGCAAAAACAAATTCACCAGCTAAACAAGGATTAATATCAATGACAGGTACTTTTTTTGATACAATAATTGTTTGTACAATGACAGGACTTGCTATAGTGATAACAAGTGGATCTACTGGTGTGTTTGAAGTTGGTGCTACAATAGAAGGGGCTGGACTTACATCAGCAGCTTTTGAAATAGGCTTGCCAATGGCGATGCTTGGAAAATATATTGTTAACATAGGATTAATATTCTTTGCATTTACAACTATACTTGGATGGAATTATTATGGTGAAAAGTGTATTCAGTATTTATTCGGAACTAAATCAATTATGCCATATAGAATAGTTTATATAATATTAGTTGCTATAGGACCATTCTTACCGTTAGAATTGATATTTATAATAGCAGATATAGTTAATGGTTGCATGGCATTTCCTAATTTAATAGCGTTAATAGGTCTTAGAAAAGTTGTAATTAAAGAGACAGAAGAATTTTTTGAAGAAATTAAAGCAAAAGATTCAATTGAGGAAGTAATAGCTTAA
- a CDS encoding acylphosphatase, producing the protein MKRYSLKISGRVQGVGFRYFSQLTATNLLLTGYVKNLYSGEVIMEVQGKQENIDQFINTILNGNKFSKVYDINLYELPIINDEKRFSIQY; encoded by the coding sequence ATGAAAAGGTATTCTTTGAAAATTTCTGGTAGAGTTCAAGGGGTTGGGTTCAGATATTTTTCTCAATTAACTGCAACTAACCTTTTGTTAACTGGATATGTAAAAAATTTATACTCTGGAGAAGTCATTATGGAAGTTCAGGGAAAACAAGAAAATATAGATCAGTTTATAAACACAATATTAAACGGAAATAAATTTTCTAAAGTTTATGATATTAATTTATATGAATTGCCTATTATTAATGATGAAAAAAGATTTAGTATACAATATTAA
- the ndk gene encoding nucleoside-diphosphate kinase: MSEKTMVLIKPDGVKRNIIGNIISCYEANGLKVVEIKMMKATREIAEQHYSQHKGKNFYEELIEFITGSPLCAMILTGEDAINKVRKINGATSPDDAEEGTIRHRYARSKTENCVHASDNAESAESELKLWFPEVNLGI; this comes from the coding sequence ATGAGTGAAAAAACTATGGTCTTAATCAAACCAGATGGAGTAAAAAGGAATATAATAGGTAATATTATTAGCTGCTATGAAGCTAATGGCTTAAAAGTCGTTGAAATAAAAATGATGAAAGCAACAAGAGAGATAGCAGAACAACATTATTCACAACATAAGGGAAAAAACTTTTATGAAGAATTAATAGAATTTATAACTGGAAGTCCATTATGTGCTATGATTTTAACTGGAGAAGATGCAATAAATAAGGTTAGAAAAATAAATGGGGCAACAAGTCCTGATGATGCTGAAGAAGGAACTATAAGACATAGATATGCTAGAAGCAAGACTGAAAACTGTGTTCATGCATCAGATAATGCAGAGAGTGCAGAATCAGAATTAAAATTGTGGTTTCCAGAAGTTAATTTAGGTATATAA
- a CDS encoding ABC transporter substrate-binding protein: protein MKKFKLFGALALTSLLTLGIFSGCADKNVGQNGTVYFYNCGDYIDEDLLSKFQDETGIKVEYSTYDTNEIMYQKLKSSPGSYDLVIPSDYMIEKMAKENMIEELDFNNIPNYKYIDDSYKNLSYDSNNKYSVPYMWGTIGIIYNPDIVTEPVTSWDILWNEKYNNKQLIMFDSMRDTLAIGLKKLGYSINSTNTDEINAATNELVKQKQNISPLYYVDEVKDKMISEEAVMATVWSGDAAYIRSENPKLEYVIPEEGSNKWFDGMVVPKDAPNKENAEKLINFLCDPENAKQNVDYIGYSTPNKGAYDMLEDPVKDDKGIYPSKEVLDKCEIFTDLGDSLKLYDDAWMKIKTAK from the coding sequence TTGAAAAAATTTAAATTATTCGGTGCTTTGGCATTAACAAGTTTATTAACTTTAGGTATTTTCTCAGGATGTGCTGATAAAAACGTAGGACAAAATGGTACAGTTTATTTTTATAATTGTGGCGATTATATTGATGAAGATTTATTGTCAAAATTTCAAGATGAAACTGGTATTAAAGTTGAATATTCCACTTATGATACAAACGAAATAATGTATCAAAAATTAAAAAGCAGTCCTGGAAGTTATGATTTAGTTATACCTTCTGATTATATGATTGAAAAAATGGCAAAAGAGAATATGATTGAAGAATTAGATTTTAATAACATACCAAATTATAAATATATTGATGATAGTTATAAAAATTTATCTTATGATTCAAACAACAAATATTCTGTTCCTTATATGTGGGGGACTATAGGAATAATATACAACCCTGATATAGTTACAGAGCCAGTTACAAGTTGGGATATATTATGGAATGAAAAATATAATAATAAGCAACTAATAATGTTTGATTCAATGCGTGACACTCTTGCTATTGGATTAAAAAAGCTTGGTTATTCTATAAATAGTACAAATACTGATGAAATAAATGCAGCTACTAACGAGTTAGTAAAACAAAAGCAAAACATTTCGCCTCTTTATTATGTAGATGAGGTTAAAGATAAAATGATAAGTGAAGAAGCTGTTATGGCTACTGTTTGGTCTGGAGATGCTGCTTATATAAGATCAGAGAATCCTAAATTAGAGTACGTTATTCCTGAAGAAGGATCTAATAAATGGTTTGATGGTATGGTTGTTCCAAAAGATGCTCCAAATAAAGAAAATGCTGAAAAATTGATCAACTTCCTTTGCGATCCTGAAAATGCAAAACAAAATGTTGATTATATCGGATATTCAACACCTAACAAAGGTGCTTATGATATGTTAGAAGATCCAGTTAAAGATGACAAAGGCATTTATCCATCAAAAGAAGTTTTAGATAAATGTGAAATATTCACTGATTTAGGTGACTCATTAAAATTATATGATGATGCTTGGATGAAAATCAAAACAGCTAAATAA
- a CDS encoding ABC transporter permease, whose protein sequence is MVSKLESFIKKFYLVIIFLFLYTPIITLMVFSFNSSKTMGRWTGFTFKWYKELFNNERLMSALYYTLVIAIIASIIATIVGTISAIGIHKLRGKKKSFILNINYLPVLNPDIVTGIALMSMFIFINLKFGFTTMLLAHITFDIPYVILSVLPKLKQLPENTVEAAEDLGATPLYAIRKVILPQIKPGIVSGFLMAFTMSIDDFVISFFTTGPGVTNLSIEIYSMARRGIKPEINALSTLMFLTVLTLLIIVNKKQNLTRGEQFEKI, encoded by the coding sequence ATGGTAAGTAAACTAGAGAGTTTTATTAAAAAATTCTATTTAGTTATTATATTTTTATTCTTATATACGCCTATCATTACTTTGATGGTATTTTCATTTAATAGTTCAAAAACCATGGGAAGATGGACTGGTTTTACGTTTAAGTGGTATAAAGAATTATTTAACAATGAAAGACTTATGTCTGCACTTTATTATACTTTAGTAATAGCTATTATAGCATCAATTATAGCTACTATAGTTGGTACAATAAGTGCAATCGGTATACACAAACTTAGAGGCAAAAAAAAATCTTTCATATTAAATATTAATTATTTACCTGTTTTAAACCCAGATATAGTTACAGGTATAGCGCTTATGTCTATGTTTATATTCATTAATTTAAAATTTGGATTTACTACCATGCTATTAGCACATATTACATTTGATATTCCTTATGTAATTCTTTCAGTTCTTCCAAAATTAAAGCAATTACCTGAAAATACTGTAGAAGCTGCTGAGGATTTAGGTGCTACTCCACTATATGCTATTAGAAAAGTTATATTGCCTCAAATAAAGCCTGGTATAGTCTCTGGGTTCCTTATGGCATTCACAATGTCAATAGATGACTTTGTTATAAGTTTCTTTACAACAGGCCCTGGAGTTACTAATTTATCTATAGAGATTTACTCTATGGCTAGAAGAGGTATTAAACCTGAAATTAATGCTCTTTCAACATTAATGTTTTTAACTGTTTTGACTTTATTAATAATAGTAAATAAAAAACAAAATCTTACAAGAGGTGAACAATTTGAAAAAATTTAA
- a CDS encoding ABC transporter permease, whose protein sequence is MRKKNTSILAYPYFIWSALFIVIPLIIVLFFSFTTKTSSGYSFSLENYNNLFNSQYLYIFKQSILLALESTIACLVIGYPASYIISKMNLSKRNFLMMLFILPMWMNFLLRTYAWVPILGKTGLINLLLGKIGIGPISFLYNDGAVLLGMIYNFLPFMVLPIYTILIKMDQDLINAAHDLGANRLKVFTKVVLPLSMPGIISGITMVFMPAVSTFVISRLLGGGQYMLIGNVIEQQFTTMGDWNFGSAISILMMIIILIFMGIASKFENDDSKEGGGQLW, encoded by the coding sequence ATGCGTAAAAAAAACACTTCAATTTTAGCATATCCTTATTTTATATGGAGTGCATTATTTATAGTTATTCCTTTAATTATAGTTTTATTTTTTAGCTTTACTACAAAAACTAGTTCAGGATATTCATTTTCTTTAGAAAATTATAATAACTTATTTAATTCTCAATATTTATATATATTTAAACAATCTATACTATTAGCTTTAGAATCAACTATAGCTTGTTTAGTTATTGGATACCCTGCTTCTTACATAATTTCAAAAATGAATTTAAGTAAGAGAAATTTTTTAATGATGTTATTTATATTACCAATGTGGATGAACTTTTTATTAAGAACCTATGCTTGGGTACCTATCTTAGGAAAAACAGGTTTAATAAATTTGTTACTTGGTAAAATAGGTATAGGACCTATTTCGTTTCTTTATAATGATGGTGCTGTTTTATTAGGGATGATTTATAACTTCTTACCATTTATGGTTCTTCCTATTTATACAATATTAATAAAGATGGACCAAGATTTAATAAATGCTGCTCATGATTTAGGTGCTAATAGACTTAAAGTATTTACAAAAGTTGTTTTACCACTTAGTATGCCTGGGATAATTTCTGGAATCACAATGGTGTTTATGCCAGCAGTTTCTACCTTTGTAATCTCAAGATTATTAGGTGGAGGTCAATATATGTTAATTGGTAATGTCATTGAACAACAATTTACAACCATGGGTGATTGGAATTTTGGATCTGCAATCTCAATATTAATGATGATAATTATATTAATATTTATGGGAATTGCTTCTAAATTTGAAAATGATGACAGCAAAGAAGGTGGTGGACAATTATGGTAA
- the potA gene encoding spermidine/putrescine ABC transporter ATP-binding protein produces the protein MSDNIIKLNNISKSYGEQKILDNLSLTIRKNEFLTLLGPSGCGKTTTLKIIAGFETADTGEVLFKNKDISDLPPYKRQVNTVFQKYALFPHMNVYENIAFGLKLKKLPKDEITKSVKEILELVALKGFEKRSITSLSGGQQQRIAIARALVNKPEVLLLDEPLGALDLKLRKEMQIELKKIQQEVGITFIFVTHDQEEALTMSDTIIVMNKGVIQQMGSPEDIYNEPANAFVADFIGESNILTGIMIDDFNVEFCNKRFNCVDKGFEKLESIDVVIRPEDIKIVEAEKGMLKGIVKSIMFKGVHYEMQVEVDDFTFILHNTKSADVDNEIGLDIYPEDIHIMKKSDDNA, from the coding sequence GTGAGCGATAATATAATTAAATTAAATAACATCAGTAAATCTTACGGTGAACAAAAGATATTAGATAATTTATCTTTAACTATTAGAAAAAATGAATTTTTAACATTGTTAGGACCAAGTGGTTGTGGTAAAACAACTACCTTAAAGATAATTGCTGGTTTTGAAACAGCGGATACAGGAGAAGTCTTATTTAAAAATAAAGATATATCCGATCTTCCACCTTATAAAAGGCAAGTAAATACTGTATTCCAAAAGTATGCATTATTTCCTCATATGAATGTATACGAAAATATCGCTTTTGGGCTTAAATTAAAAAAACTCCCTAAAGATGAAATAACAAAAAGTGTTAAAGAAATCCTTGAACTTGTTGCATTAAAGGGATTTGAAAAAAGAAGCATAACTTCATTAAGTGGTGGACAGCAACAAAGAATTGCAATAGCTAGAGCTTTAGTTAACAAACCTGAAGTATTACTTCTAGATGAACCTTTAGGTGCACTAGACTTAAAGCTTAGAAAAGAAATGCAAATAGAATTAAAAAAAATTCAACAAGAAGTTGGAATTACATTTATATTTGTAACTCATGATCAAGAAGAGGCATTAACTATGTCTGATACTATAATCGTTATGAATAAAGGTGTTATTCAACAAATGGGTAGCCCTGAAGATATTTACAATGAACCAGCTAATGCTTTTGTTGCAGATTTCATTGGTGAAAGTAATATTTTAACTGGAATCATGATTGATGATTTTAATGTTGAATTCTGCAACAAGAGATTTAACTGTGTTGATAAAGGTTTTGAGAAACTTGAAAGTATTGATGTAGTAATAAGACCTGAAGATATAAAAATAGTTGAAGCTGAAAAAGGAATGCTTAAAGGCATAGTAAAATCTATAATGTTCAAAGGAGTTCATTATGAAATGCAAGTTGAAGTAGATGATTTCACATTCATTCTTCACAATACAAAATCTGCAGATGTTGATAATGAAATAGGATTAGATATCTATCCTGAAGATATACATATTATGAAAAAGAGTGATGATAATGCGTAA
- a CDS encoding helix-turn-helix domain-containing protein — protein MQIGEKIRVLRMEKQLTQEELANRCELSKGFISQLENDLTSPSIATLMDILEILGTNLNEFFSETKEEQVIFSNDDMFKTDDEELKYSLMWLVPNAQKNAMEPIMITIEPGGQYIEEEPHDGEEFGYVLSGSIYLHLGKRKLKVKKNESFYFKPKVNHYISNAGKTPAKVIWISTPPSF, from the coding sequence TTGCAAATTGGAGAAAAGATTCGTGTATTAAGAATGGAAAAACAATTAACCCAAGAAGAATTAGCAAATAGATGTGAGTTATCTAAGGGATTTATATCCCAACTTGAAAATGATTTAACATCTCCATCAATTGCTACTTTGATGGACATACTAGAAATCTTAGGAACTAATTTAAATGAGTTTTTTAGTGAAACAAAAGAAGAACAAGTTATATTTAGTAATGATGACATGTTTAAAACAGATGATGAAGAACTAAAATATTCTTTAATGTGGCTTGTCCCTAATGCTCAAAAGAATGCTATGGAACCAATTATGATTACTATTGAGCCAGGTGGGCAATATATTGAGGAAGAACCACATGATGGTGAAGAATTTGGCTATGTATTATCTGGAAGTATTTATCTACATTTAGGAAAAAGAAAATTGAAAGTTAAAAAAAATGAAAGCTTTTATTTTAAACCAAAGGTTAATCATTATATTTCTAATGCTGGAAAAACACCAGCAAAAGTTATTTGGATAAGTACTCCACCATCATTTTAA
- a CDS encoding GNAT family N-acetyltransferase — MQKEYQLYRRSGKLVYIKQPEYKELAFTASLWADEETMKDIGGVYKFTENKWESFYKKMVSPTDGRNFYCLIYTVEDEPIGEVSFHGYDPTTKIARSNIKIHHKYRNKGYGEEAMRLMLEYYFFDFDGEMILDKVGNEYGRVFAEKLGFQESGTYQKETTFKLTKSNFFYFKDSNVKNVSFIIYENINITNYALFWDIFNEVNKLSNKKIFNFEIISLTDKINYSNNLKLELDPSNFSALDSNIIILPNSTSMENIIQNENIIKSIVEVYNQCNYICAIGNSIAILDQIKSLAGMSVPNIENLSKLIKSEKLNKIKIVNKNFIDNGKIMIASNLMGMIEMILAIIFKVVGKDLVKQIEDKLGIKYIP; from the coding sequence ATGCAAAAAGAATATCAACTGTATAGAAGAAGTGGTAAATTAGTGTATATAAAGCAACCTGAATATAAAGAATTAGCTTTTACAGCAAGCTTATGGGCTGATGAAGAAACGATGAAAGATATTGGAGGCGTATATAAATTTACGGAAAATAAGTGGGAGAGTTTTTATAAGAAAATGGTATCTCCAACAGATGGAAGAAATTTTTATTGCCTTATATACACAGTTGAAGATGAACCTATCGGAGAAGTAAGTTTTCATGGATATGACCCTACAACTAAAATAGCACGATCAAATATAAAAATTCATCATAAATATAGAAATAAAGGTTATGGTGAAGAAGCTATGAGACTTATGCTTGAATATTACTTCTTTGATTTTGATGGGGAAATGATATTAGATAAAGTGGGAAATGAATATGGACGAGTATTTGCAGAGAAATTGGGATTTCAAGAAAGCGGAACATACCAAAAGGAAACAACATTTAAGCTTACGAAGAGTAATTTTTTTTATTTTAAAGATTCCAATGTAAAAAATGTTTCATTTATTATATATGAAAATATAAATATTACAAACTATGCTTTATTCTGGGATATATTTAATGAAGTAAATAAATTATCAAATAAGAAAATATTTAATTTTGAAATAATATCATTAACTGATAAGATTAATTACAGTAATAATTTGAAGTTAGAATTGGATCCTTCAAATTTTAGTGCTTTAGATTCAAATATTATAATTTTGCCAAATTCAACAAGTATGGAAAATATAATTCAAAATGAAAATATTATAAAAAGTATAGTAGAAGTATATAATCAATGCAATTATATATGTGCTATAGGAAATTCAATAGCAATATTAGATCAAATAAAATCTTTGGCAGGGATGTCTGTTCCTAACATAGAAAATTTAAGTAAGTTAATAAAATCTGAAAAATTAAATAAGATAAAAATAGTTAATAAAAATTTTATAGATAATGGGAAAATTATGATTGCATCCAATCTAATGGGAATGATAGAGATGATTTTAGCTATAATATTTAAAGTTGTAGGAAAAGATTTAGTAAAACAAATAGAGGATAAATTGGGTATTAAGTATATACCATAA
- a CDS encoding alanine/glycine:cation symporter family protein has protein sequence MDIFNNLLVKFNDFLYTYILIAFLIILGLYFSYKTKFVQFRFIKEMFRLLGDGVTSERKKGSVSSFQAFCISTASRVGTGNLAGIAIAISIGGPGAIFWMWVIALIGAASSFVESTLAQIYKIKDKNGAFRGGPAYYIEKGLNKKWMGILFSILITVSFGLVFNSVQSNTISLAMNEAFGINQITLGIILTALTLVVIFGGVHRVAKVSEIIVPIMAVAYILVSLFVVFKNFTHIPRVFALILENAFGLQPAIGGTLGGTLMIGIKRGLFSNEAGMGSAPNAAATADVTHPVKQGLIQTLGVFTDTIIICSCTAFIILLADIDLSGGLTGIQLTQNALSSQIGSFGTIFVAICILLFAFSSIIGNYYYGESNIEFLSKKKIYLIIYRIAVASMVFFGAIANLDIVWNLADTFMGFMAIINLIAITLLGKFAFKALDDYRTQKKAGIKEPVFKASSIPELTNVDEWK, from the coding sequence TTGGATATTTTTAATAATTTACTTGTAAAGTTTAATGATTTTTTGTATACATATATTCTTATAGCATTCTTAATAATCCTAGGTCTTTATTTTTCTTATAAAACTAAATTTGTTCAATTTAGATTTATAAAAGAAATGTTTAGATTATTAGGTGATGGTGTTACATCTGAACGAAAAAAAGGTAGTGTATCATCATTCCAAGCTTTTTGTATAAGTACAGCATCAAGAGTTGGAACTGGTAATCTAGCTGGTATTGCTATTGCTATATCTATAGGTGGCCCCGGTGCAATATTTTGGATGTGGGTTATAGCTTTAATTGGAGCTGCTTCAAGCTTTGTTGAATCTACATTAGCTCAAATATACAAAATCAAAGATAAAAACGGTGCATTTAGAGGCGGTCCTGCTTATTATATCGAAAAAGGATTAAATAAAAAATGGATGGGAATTTTATTCTCAATATTAATAACAGTCTCTTTTGGACTAGTATTCAATTCGGTTCAATCTAATACTATTTCTCTAGCTATGAATGAAGCTTTTGGGATAAATCAAATTACTTTAGGAATAATATTAACAGCTTTAACTTTAGTAGTTATTTTTGGTGGAGTTCATAGAGTTGCTAAAGTATCTGAAATAATTGTTCCTATAATGGCGGTCGCTTATATACTTGTATCACTATTTGTAGTATTCAAAAACTTTACTCATATTCCTAGAGTATTTGCATTAATTTTAGAAAATGCTTTTGGTTTACAACCAGCTATTGGTGGTACTTTAGGTGGTACTTTAATGATTGGAATAAAGAGAGGCTTATTCTCTAATGAAGCGGGTATGGGTAGTGCTCCAAATGCTGCTGCTACTGCTGATGTAACACATCCAGTTAAGCAAGGGTTAATTCAAACACTTGGAGTTTTTACAGATACTATAATAATTTGTAGTTGTACAGCATTTATAATATTACTTGCTGATATAGATTTATCTGGTGGATTAACAGGTATTCAATTAACACAAAATGCTTTAAGTTCTCAAATAGGTAGCTTCGGAACTATATTTGTAGCTATTTGCATATTACTATTTGCATTTAGTTCTATTATAGGTAACTATTATTACGGTGAATCTAATATCGAATTTTTAAGTAAGAAAAAGATATATTTAATTATTTATAGAATAGCTGTTGCCTCTATGGTATTTTTTGGAGCTATAGCTAATCTAGATATAGTTTGGAACTTAGCTGATACCTTCATGGGTTTTATGGCTATAATAAATTTAATTGCAATTACTCTACTTGGTAAATTTGCATTTAAGGCATTGGATGACTATAGAACTCAAAAGAAGGCTGGAATAAAAGAACCTGTATTTAAAGCTTCATCTATACCAGAATTAACAAATGTTGATGAATGGAAATAG